Proteins encoded by one window of Acidipropionibacterium virtanenii:
- a CDS encoding LacI family DNA-binding transcriptional regulator: MNERPHATVGTTGSTRATVRDVAARAGVSPKTVSNVITGKTFVRPETRRKVDAALAELDYVPNLSARGLRNGRSGIIALALPDLETPYSAEMAHYFVEAARARSWGVQIEETRGRPDREQQLLSRALSRLVDGLILNPVFPDELTLGEDSLLPPTVLIGEVLDLPFDQVRVDPEAASYDMTSYLIGLGHRRIALLGSQGASTAFTAALRTQGYRRAMLDAGLQTDPRLEIACDEWSPRGGARAISAFIDSFPLPDAVFCLTDSLALGVISALWSRGIQVPRGISVAGFDDIADGEFAAPPLTTVSFNKEKLASRALDRLAERILKPSLSVRSTRIPHKIVARQSTVSRATTR, translated from the coding sequence ATGAATGAACGCCCCCACGCCACGGTCGGCACGACAGGCTCCACCAGAGCCACGGTGAGGGATGTCGCCGCCCGGGCCGGGGTGTCCCCCAAGACCGTCTCGAATGTCATCACCGGGAAGACCTTCGTACGGCCAGAGACACGTCGGAAGGTCGACGCCGCGCTCGCCGAGCTGGACTACGTGCCCAACCTCAGCGCCAGGGGTCTGCGCAACGGCAGGTCGGGCATCATCGCCCTGGCGCTACCGGATCTGGAGACCCCGTACTCGGCGGAGATGGCGCACTACTTCGTCGAGGCGGCCCGCGCCCGCAGCTGGGGGGTCCAGATCGAGGAGACGCGCGGGCGCCCTGACCGCGAGCAGCAGCTGCTCTCCCGCGCATTGTCCCGACTGGTCGACGGGCTCATCCTCAACCCGGTCTTCCCCGACGAGCTCACGCTCGGCGAGGACTCCCTCCTTCCCCCGACCGTGCTCATCGGTGAGGTTCTCGACCTCCCCTTCGACCAGGTGCGGGTCGATCCGGAGGCGGCGTCCTACGACATGACCAGCTACCTCATCGGTCTCGGCCATCGGCGCATCGCGCTCCTCGGATCCCAGGGAGCCTCGACGGCGTTCACCGCCGCCCTGAGGACGCAGGGATACCGCAGGGCCATGCTGGACGCCGGCCTCCAGACCGACCCGAGGCTCGAGATCGCCTGCGACGAGTGGAGTCCTCGCGGCGGGGCACGGGCCATCAGTGCGTTCATCGACAGCTTCCCACTGCCCGACGCCGTCTTCTGCCTCACAGATTCCCTGGCTCTGGGCGTCATCAGCGCCCTGTGGAGCCGAGGCATCCAGGTTCCCCGAGGGATCTCAGTGGCAGGTTTCGACGACATCGCCGACGGCGAGTTCGCCGCCCCGCCGCTGACCACCGTCAGCTTCAACAAGGAGAAGCTCGCATCCCGAGCGCTCGACCGTCTCGCCGAGAGGATCCTCAAGCCCTCCCTGTCCGTACGCTCCACCCGCATACCTCACAAGATCGTGGCGCGACAGAGCACTGTCTCGCGCGCCACGACCCGCTGA
- a CDS encoding sugar porter family MFS transporter, with the protein MTSPSDKRISSKFIYFFGSFGGILFGYDIGVMTGALPFLQSDWTLDGGFETGAVTSAVMFGAIFGGALAGQLSDRLGRRRMILICALVFVLGSVLSGVSPHNGVAFLICSRTILGLAVGAASALVPAYMSEMAPARLRGSLSGINQTMIVSGMLISYIVDFLLKDLPEQWAWRLMLGLAAVPALILFLGVLNLPESPRYLAHRGLIPQARKVLSYIRRPEDVDAELADIQQTAELESRASKIAWSTMFSSKYRYLLIAGVGVAAFQQFQGANAIFYYIPLIVEKASGTAASSALMWPIIQGVILVIGSLVYIAIAEKFNRRALLTVGGTVMGLSFLLPSVINMLAPHANPMLIVVFLCIYVAFYSFTWAPLTWVLVGEIFPLAIRGRASGLASSFNWIGSFLVGLLFPVMTAQMPQQAVFAIFGVICILGVLFVRTRVPETRGRTLEEIEAAGTGRTDKIDV; encoded by the coding sequence ATGACTTCCCCATCCGACAAGAGGATCTCCAGCAAATTCATCTACTTCTTCGGGTCCTTCGGCGGGATCCTCTTCGGCTACGACATCGGCGTCATGACCGGAGCCCTCCCCTTCCTCCAGAGCGACTGGACACTGGACGGCGGCTTCGAGACCGGAGCGGTGACCTCGGCCGTCATGTTCGGCGCCATCTTCGGCGGGGCGCTGGCCGGCCAGCTGTCGGACCGTCTGGGCAGACGCCGAATGATCCTCATCTGCGCGCTGGTCTTCGTACTCGGATCGGTGCTGTCCGGCGTCTCCCCCCACAACGGCGTCGCCTTCCTGATCTGCTCGCGCACCATCCTCGGCCTGGCCGTGGGCGCCGCCTCGGCCCTGGTACCGGCCTACATGTCGGAGATGGCGCCGGCACGCCTGCGCGGCAGCCTCTCGGGCATCAACCAGACCATGATCGTCTCAGGGATGCTCATCTCCTACATCGTCGACTTCCTGCTCAAGGATCTTCCCGAGCAGTGGGCCTGGCGGCTGATGCTGGGTCTTGCCGCAGTACCAGCCCTCATCCTCTTCCTCGGTGTGCTGAACCTCCCCGAGTCGCCCCGCTACCTGGCCCACCGAGGACTCATCCCCCAGGCCCGCAAGGTGCTCAGCTACATCCGTAGGCCCGAGGACGTCGACGCCGAGCTCGCGGACATCCAGCAGACCGCGGAACTGGAGAGCAGGGCCAGCAAGATCGCCTGGTCGACGATGTTCTCCTCGAAGTACCGCTACCTGCTCATCGCCGGGGTCGGCGTGGCCGCCTTCCAGCAGTTCCAGGGTGCCAACGCCATCTTCTACTACATCCCGCTGATCGTGGAGAAGGCCAGCGGCACGGCAGCCAGTTCGGCTCTCATGTGGCCCATCATCCAGGGCGTCATTCTGGTGATCGGCTCCTTGGTCTACATCGCCATCGCCGAGAAGTTCAACCGCCGCGCCCTGCTGACCGTCGGCGGCACCGTGATGGGCCTGTCCTTCCTGCTCCCCTCGGTCATCAACATGCTGGCGCCCCACGCCAACCCGATGCTCATCGTGGTCTTCCTGTGCATCTACGTCGCCTTCTACTCCTTCACCTGGGCGCCGCTGACGTGGGTGCTGGTCGGCGAGATCTTCCCGCTGGCGATCCGCGGCCGGGCATCCGGTCTGGCCTCCTCCTTCAACTGGATCGGCTCCTTCCTGGTCGGCCTGCTCTTCCCGGTCATGACGGCCCAGATGCCCCAGCAGGCGGTCTTCGCCATCTTCGGCGTGATCTGCATCCTCGGCGTGCTCTTCGTGCGCACCCGGGTGCCCGAGACCCGAGGCCGCACCCTCGAGGAGATCGAGGCCGCGGGCACCGGGCGCACCGACAAGATCGACGTCTGA
- a CDS encoding L-ribulose-5-phosphate 4-epimerase produces the protein MTIHLSELDAGTRALVALTRQTVSDLHAELPRNNLVVWTAGNVSQRVPGTELFVIKPSGVSYDELTADAMVVCTLDGRKIDDGTPEHLQPSSDTAAHAYVYRHMSEVGGVVHTHSPYATAWAARREPVPCVLTMMGDEFGGEIPVGPFALIGDDSIGRGIVETLSRSNSRAVLMANHGPFTIGKDGRDAVKAAVMCEEVAKTVHFARQLGEPVPIPADDVARLFDRYQNVYGQHDDNA, from the coding sequence ATGACCATTCATCTGTCCGAACTCGATGCCGGAACCCGGGCGCTCGTCGCCCTGACCCGCCAGACCGTCAGCGACCTGCACGCCGAACTGCCCCGCAACAACCTCGTCGTGTGGACGGCCGGCAATGTCTCGCAGCGGGTCCCCGGCACCGAACTCTTCGTCATCAAGCCGTCGGGAGTCTCGTATGACGAGCTCACCGCCGACGCCATGGTCGTGTGCACCCTCGACGGTCGCAAGATCGACGACGGCACCCCGGAGCATCTGCAGCCCTCCTCGGACACCGCGGCGCACGCCTATGTGTACCGGCACATGTCCGAGGTCGGTGGGGTCGTGCACACCCACTCGCCCTATGCGACGGCCTGGGCCGCGCGCCGCGAACCCGTGCCGTGCGTGCTCACCATGATGGGTGACGAGTTCGGAGGAGAGATCCCGGTGGGGCCCTTCGCCCTGATCGGGGACGACTCGATCGGGCGGGGGATCGTCGAGACCCTCTCCCGCTCGAACTCGCGGGCCGTCCTGATGGCCAATCACGGCCCCTTCACCATCGGCAAGGACGGCCGCGACGCCGTCAAGGCCGCGGTGATGTGCGAGGAGGTCGCCAAGACCGTGCACTTCGCACGCCAGCTCGGTGAGCCGGTTCCGATCCCGGCCGATGACGTCGCGCGACTGTTCGACAGGTACCAGAACGTCTACGGCCAGCACGACGACAACGCCTGA
- the araA gene encoding L-arabinose isomerase → MINNPFEGKEIWFFTGSQDLYGPEVLDQVAAQSQEIAAQLDGSASVPVKIVWKPVLKDREAIRAAALEANVDDACVGVIAWMHTFSPAKMWILGMDALTKPLLQLHTQYAEKLPYATLDMDYMNLNQSAHGDREFGYLLTRLGKRRRIVVGHASHPETGARIGTWARAATAWSALHHMKLARFGDNMRNVAVTEGDKTEAELRLGVSVNTWSVNDLVEVVDAVEESAIDELVATYDAEYEVAEELRPGGAKRESLRYGARIELGLRKFLDDGGFEAFSTNFEDLGGLRQLPGLAVQRLMADGYGFGAEGDWKTAVLVRIAKIMGHGLDGGASLMEDYCYEFTPGREKILGAHMLEICPSLTAKKPSLEIHPLDIGGREDPVRLVFDADPADGLVVALSDMRERFRLTANIVTIVGPDEPLPNLPVARAVWEPQPSFQTSTECWLTSGGAHHTVMTTNTDRQMWEDLADIADIELALIDESTTVRDFVRERRLESAVHRLEGGR, encoded by the coding sequence ATGATCAACAATCCGTTCGAGGGCAAGGAGATCTGGTTCTTCACCGGATCGCAGGATCTCTACGGCCCCGAGGTGCTGGACCAGGTGGCCGCCCAGTCCCAGGAGATCGCCGCCCAGCTCGACGGCTCGGCATCGGTGCCGGTCAAGATCGTCTGGAAGCCGGTGCTCAAGGACCGCGAGGCGATCCGCGCCGCGGCCCTGGAGGCCAACGTCGACGACGCGTGTGTCGGCGTCATCGCCTGGATGCACACATTTTCCCCGGCGAAGATGTGGATCCTCGGCATGGACGCCCTCACCAAGCCGCTGCTGCAGCTGCACACCCAGTATGCCGAGAAGCTGCCCTACGCGACTCTCGACATGGACTACATGAACCTCAACCAGTCGGCTCATGGCGACCGCGAGTTCGGCTACCTGCTCACCCGCCTCGGCAAGCGTCGCAGGATCGTGGTGGGGCACGCGTCCCATCCCGAGACTGGTGCGCGGATCGGCACCTGGGCGCGTGCGGCGACCGCCTGGAGCGCGCTGCATCACATGAAGCTGGCCCGTTTCGGCGACAACATGCGCAACGTGGCCGTCACCGAGGGCGACAAGACCGAGGCTGAGCTGCGGCTCGGGGTCTCGGTCAACACCTGGTCTGTCAATGACCTGGTGGAGGTGGTGGACGCCGTCGAGGAGTCCGCGATCGACGAACTCGTCGCGACCTATGACGCCGAGTACGAGGTCGCCGAGGAGCTGCGTCCCGGCGGTGCGAAGCGCGAGTCCCTGCGTTACGGGGCCCGGATCGAGCTCGGCCTGCGCAAGTTCCTGGATGACGGCGGCTTCGAGGCCTTCTCCACGAACTTCGAGGATCTCGGTGGGCTGCGCCAGCTGCCCGGCCTGGCTGTGCAGCGGCTCATGGCCGACGGCTACGGTTTCGGTGCCGAGGGCGACTGGAAGACCGCCGTCCTGGTGCGGATCGCCAAGATCATGGGCCACGGGCTGGACGGCGGCGCCTCCCTGATGGAGGACTACTGCTACGAGTTCACCCCCGGTCGTGAGAAGATCCTGGGCGCCCACATGCTGGAGATCTGCCCGTCCCTGACTGCGAAGAAGCCCTCCCTGGAGATCCATCCCCTCGACATCGGGGGTCGTGAGGACCCGGTGCGTCTGGTCTTCGACGCCGATCCGGCCGACGGTCTGGTGGTGGCCCTGTCCGACATGCGCGAGAGGTTCCGCCTGACCGCCAACATCGTGACGATCGTCGGTCCCGATGAGCCGCTGCCGAACCTGCCGGTGGCCCGGGCCGTGTGGGAGCCTCAGCCCTCCTTCCAGACCTCCACGGAGTGCTGGCTGACCTCGGGTGGAGCCCATCACACCGTGATGACCACCAACACCGACCGTCAGATGTGGGAGGACCTGGCCGACATCGCCGATATCGAGCTGGCCCTCATCGACGAGTCCACCACGGTGCGCGACTTCGTCCGCGAGCGCCGGCTGGAGTCGGCGGTGCACCGTCTGGAGGGCGGACGCTGA
- a CDS encoding LacI family DNA-binding transcriptional regulator translates to MSESSRPPGMMDVARLAGVSHQTVSRVLNDAESVRPATREKVRRAITELGYRRNLSARALVTNRTRVIGVVVAQGGYYGPGSTSSAIQTAARGRGYATIVASLRDGSPGELAAVVDMLIDHGVEGITAIAPQLGFVEGLRSLARTVPIVVIADGFEVSRGMYAVSVDQRHGARLATQHLIGLGHRRIVHISGSSDWFDARERVAGWRAALEDTGLEVPEVLLGDWSAESGYAMGGRLVDQGLPDAVFCSNDLMALGLLSSLADLGIRVPEDISLVGFDDIDGSAYFQPPLTTVRQPFEELGKSCVGVLLRAIEGQEAASQRIRPSLLVRRSSRRRQD, encoded by the coding sequence ATGTCAGAGTCGAGTCGTCCCCCCGGCATGATGGACGTCGCCCGGCTCGCGGGCGTCTCGCACCAGACCGTCTCGCGGGTCCTCAACGATGCCGAGTCGGTGCGCCCGGCCACCCGGGAGAAGGTGCGCCGGGCGATCACCGAACTGGGCTATCGGCGCAATCTGTCCGCACGGGCACTGGTGACCAACCGGACCAGGGTGATCGGCGTGGTGGTGGCCCAGGGCGGCTACTACGGGCCGGGCAGCACGTCCTCGGCGATCCAGACCGCCGCAAGGGGCAGGGGCTATGCCACCATCGTGGCGTCCCTGCGCGACGGCAGCCCCGGTGAACTGGCCGCCGTGGTGGACATGCTGATAGATCACGGCGTCGAGGGGATCACGGCCATCGCTCCCCAGCTGGGGTTCGTGGAGGGGTTGCGTTCGCTGGCGCGCACGGTGCCCATCGTGGTGATCGCCGACGGCTTCGAGGTGAGTCGCGGAATGTATGCCGTCTCGGTGGACCAGCGCCACGGCGCCAGACTCGCCACTCAGCATCTCATCGGGCTGGGGCATCGCAGGATAGTCCATATCAGCGGTTCCTCCGACTGGTTCGACGCCCGGGAGAGGGTCGCCGGTTGGCGGGCGGCCCTTGAAGACACCGGTCTGGAGGTTCCCGAGGTCCTGCTGGGGGACTGGAGCGCCGAGTCGGGTTATGCGATGGGGGGACGGCTGGTGGACCAGGGCCTTCCCGACGCCGTGTTCTGCTCCAACGACCTGATGGCCCTGGGGCTGCTCTCGAGTCTCGCTGACCTCGGTATACGGGTGCCCGAGGACATCTCCCTGGTGGGATTCGACGATATCGACGGGTCCGCCTACTTCCAGCCACCGCTGACCACGGTGCGCCAGCCCTTCGAGGAACTTGGCAAGAGCTGCGTCGGAGTGCTCCTGCGGGCGATCGAGGGGCAGGAAGCCGCCTCGCAGCGGATCCGCCCGTCTCTGCTGGTGCGTCGCTCCAGCAGGCGCCGGCAGGACTGA
- a CDS encoding Gfo/Idh/MocA family protein translates to MTRVAVVGAGRIGRHHARLLAAGEVAGAELVALADPFAPDLDELAAGLGVSRTVRDPLELAGDDGVDAVVITAPAKLHPELIEAFAGAGQHIFTEKPLGVDVASAARAAADAEKAGIMFQVGFNRRFAESWVNAKKAVEAGVVGSVQRVHSLTRDPGPFGADPARIAAGTVFNETLIHDFDTICWLNAGSEPVEVYAVADALVRPDFRDRGFQDSAVVVIRFDNGAIATAEASFCAMYGYDLRGEVFGSAGMVQMGDPTNTAARVFDATGMHAETAGTDESRYHGAYRGEFQAFADRIGGADVAVPGAVDGLRAQWIAAASIRSAAEHRPVGIDEVK, encoded by the coding sequence ATGACGAGAGTTGCTGTGGTGGGTGCGGGACGGATCGGGCGGCATCATGCCCGTCTGCTGGCGGCCGGGGAGGTGGCCGGGGCCGAGCTGGTGGCTCTGGCGGATCCGTTCGCCCCGGATCTCGACGAGTTGGCCGCCGGGTTGGGGGTGTCCCGGACGGTCCGTGATCCTCTGGAGCTGGCCGGCGATGATGGGGTGGATGCGGTGGTGATCACGGCGCCGGCGAAGCTCCACCCCGAGTTGATCGAGGCCTTCGCCGGGGCGGGTCAGCATATTTTCACTGAGAAGCCGTTGGGGGTTGATGTGGCCTCGGCCGCCCGGGCGGCCGCTGATGCCGAGAAGGCCGGCATCATGTTCCAGGTGGGGTTCAACCGTCGGTTCGCCGAGTCGTGGGTGAATGCGAAGAAGGCGGTGGAGGCCGGTGTGGTGGGGTCGGTGCAGCGGGTGCATTCGCTGACCCGGGATCCGGGTCCGTTCGGCGCCGATCCGGCGAGGATCGCTGCGGGGACGGTGTTCAACGAGACGCTGATCCATGATTTCGACACGATCTGCTGGCTCAACGCCGGCTCGGAGCCGGTCGAGGTGTATGCGGTGGCTGATGCGCTGGTGCGTCCGGACTTCAGGGATCGGGGGTTCCAGGATTCGGCGGTGGTGGTGATCCGCTTCGACAATGGGGCGATCGCCACTGCGGAGGCGTCGTTCTGTGCGATGTACGGCTATGACCTGCGTGGTGAGGTGTTCGGGTCGGCCGGGATGGTGCAGATGGGCGATCCGACGAACACGGCGGCGCGGGTCTTCGACGCCACCGGCATGCATGCCGAGACGGCCGGTACTGATGAGTCGCGGTACCACGGCGCGTATCGGGGGGAGTTCCAGGCCTTCGCCGATCGGATCGGCGGGGCGGATGTGGCGGTGCCCGGTGCGGTCGACGGGTTGCGGGCGCAGTGGATCGCGGCGGCGTCGATCCGCTCGGCGGCAGAACACAGGCCGGTGGGTATCGACGAGGTCAAGTGA
- a CDS encoding TIM barrel protein, translating to MEHVTNSPFTLAACAEMIFTDRPFIERVERIAERGLQVEMWDWTTKDLEALAAVGADIGSMTGYISGTLTDDQGIEAFLSSARRSVEAAKVIGCPRLNFHGTGLGEGGIPVAKVETVTGAMWARAALTIEKLAAIGQEADVVFSLENLNLPTDHPGDPFSHPGDTRALVAAVDSPHVRMNLDLYHAQLGDGRLIDTCRESLPWIGEIQIADAPGRCQPGTGEICYRNVARALDQMGYDGVVAMEAFASADSDDALDDFITTFSDLD from the coding sequence ATGGAGCATGTGACCAACAGTCCGTTCACGCTGGCGGCGTGCGCGGAGATGATCTTCACTGATCGGCCGTTCATCGAGCGGGTGGAGCGGATCGCTGAGCGGGGTCTGCAGGTGGAGATGTGGGACTGGACGACCAAGGATCTGGAGGCGCTGGCGGCGGTCGGCGCCGATATCGGGTCGATGACCGGCTACATCTCGGGGACGCTGACCGATGACCAGGGCATCGAGGCGTTCCTGTCCTCGGCGCGCAGGTCGGTGGAGGCCGCGAAGGTCATCGGGTGCCCGCGGCTGAACTTCCACGGCACGGGTCTGGGGGAGGGCGGTATCCCGGTGGCGAAGGTGGAGACCGTGACCGGGGCCATGTGGGCCAGGGCCGCGTTGACCATCGAGAAGCTCGCGGCGATCGGCCAGGAGGCCGATGTGGTCTTCTCCCTGGAGAATCTGAATCTGCCGACCGATCATCCCGGGGATCCGTTCTCCCATCCGGGTGATACCCGGGCTCTGGTGGCGGCGGTGGACTCGCCCCATGTGCGGATGAATCTGGATCTGTACCACGCCCAGCTGGGCGACGGGCGGTTGATCGACACCTGTCGTGAGTCCCTGCCGTGGATCGGGGAGATCCAGATCGCCGATGCTCCGGGACGTTGCCAGCCCGGTACCGGGGAGATCTGCTACCGCAATGTGGCCAGGGCGCTGGACCAGATGGGCTACGACGGGGTGGTGGCCATGGAGGCCTTCGCCTCCGCCGATTCCGATGACGCCCTCGACGACTTCATCACCACCTTCTCAGACCTCGACTGA